From the Pseudomonadota bacterium genome, one window contains:
- a CDS encoding sulfatase, which produces MVAIGSRYSLLLGGGLVVVCAVLGLAWQQGAGSESRRGASTAAPGAPPPGVVPAPPPERTLRAQASGPNILLITIDTLRADHLPAYGYARKTSPFLSSLAAGGQRFVHAYATSAWTAPSMASLHTSLYPGVHGVTTGSAKRGRVVRQQVLPKQLPRLAARLRKVGYRTFGVVANGHLTRRFGFARGFNYYRCVGFRPLRAVRRTVHEWLPKLQSGSKPWFLWLHLFDPHAAYNRREPFFAQHWPPDQRRFPELARLDIRPLRKRTLTPEKLEYLKLLYDSEIHHADRFVAWLWQRLPNPEQALTIVSSDHGEEFHDHLGEPTASTRAGLGHGWTLYQEMIAIPLIMHWKGTIPPGRVVNTPVSMLDVMPTILRAAGAGIPFGVQGLVLPLAKDEPPPKERPLFAENSKHGEVRAVVQGSMKLIRYPNTPAHNALFELATDPQEHRNMLALRPLMAKQLGALLDTYEARRRPRSEPANVQLSPEEQARLRALDYLQ; this is translated from the coding sequence ATGGTGGCGATTGGCAGTAGGTACAGCTTGCTGCTGGGCGGTGGGCTTGTGGTGGTTTGCGCCGTGCTCGGCCTCGCCTGGCAACAGGGAGCTGGGTCGGAATCCCGTCGTGGTGCATCGACCGCAGCGCCCGGGGCGCCGCCCCCCGGGGTCGTGCCGGCGCCCCCCCCCGAGCGGACGCTTCGCGCCCAAGCCTCGGGCCCGAATATTCTGCTCATAACGATCGACACCTTGCGAGCGGACCATCTGCCCGCCTACGGATACGCGCGCAAGACGAGCCCCTTTCTGAGTTCGCTGGCGGCCGGGGGGCAGCGGTTTGTTCACGCGTACGCGACCTCGGCCTGGACCGCGCCGAGCATGGCTTCGCTGCACACCTCACTCTACCCCGGGGTTCACGGGGTGACCACCGGCAGCGCCAAACGGGGCAGGGTGGTGCGGCAGCAGGTGCTTCCCAAGCAGCTGCCCCGGCTTGCGGCGCGACTGCGTAAGGTCGGCTACCGGACCTTCGGGGTCGTGGCAAATGGCCATCTCACTCGCCGTTTTGGCTTCGCGCGGGGGTTCAATTACTACCGCTGCGTGGGTTTCCGCCCGCTGCGCGCGGTCCGGCGTACGGTGCACGAGTGGCTGCCGAAGCTGCAGTCCGGGAGCAAGCCTTGGTTCCTCTGGCTGCACCTGTTCGATCCACACGCGGCCTACAACCGTCGTGAGCCGTTCTTCGCGCAGCATTGGCCCCCCGACCAGCGGCGCTTTCCCGAGCTTGCGCGACTGGACATCCGTCCGCTGCGCAAGCGCACGCTGACTCCGGAAAAGCTCGAGTATCTGAAGCTGCTCTATGATAGCGAGATCCACCACGCCGACCGCTTTGTCGCCTGGCTTTGGCAGCGCCTGCCAAACCCAGAGCAGGCGCTGACGATTGTCTCCTCGGACCATGGTGAGGAGTTCCATGACCATCTGGGCGAGCCGACGGCCTCCACGCGGGCCGGCCTGGGCCACGGCTGGACCCTGTACCAAGAGATGATCGCGATCCCTCTGATCATGCATTGGAAGGGAACGATTCCGCCCGGTCGGGTGGTGAACACTCCCGTGTCCATGCTGGACGTGATGCCCACCATCCTGCGCGCTGCCGGCGCGGGGATTCCGTTTGGTGTGCAGGGCCTCGTCCTGCCGCTGGCAAAGGATGAGCCGCCGCCTAAAGAGCGGCCACTATTCGCGGAGAACTCGAAGCACGGGGAGGTTCGGGCCGTGGTACAGGGGTCGATGAAGCTGATTCGCTATCCCAACACGCCAGCCCACAACGCGCTCTTCGAGCTCGCGACGGATCCGCAGGAGCATCGCAATATGCTTGCCCTACGGCCTCTGATGGCCAAGCAGCTTGGGGCGCTGCTGGATACTTATGAGGCCAGGCGCCGACCGCGCAGTGAGCCCGCGAACGTGCAGCTGAGCCCGGAGGAGCAGGCACGGCTCCGGGCCTTGGACTACCTGCAGTAA
- a CDS encoding LD-carboxypeptidase, whose product MLAPPAVRPGCVIRVVAPSGTFPAEAFHAGVRRLRKRYDVRFDQSIFERSGYFAGTDARRAGELQRAIEDPDARAIVAARGGYGCTRLLSLLDTAAIACQPKLLVGFSDLTALHVAWSRAGVRSLHGPMVCSLGHCPQAQVQRWMRAIEGATPEPFRGLEPLSGGAAEGLLAGGNLALLAALAGTPYAPALSGRVLFLEDVGERPYRVDRMLTSLLHAGWFDQVSGVAIGAFQDLPGADGIGVRHVLRERLGSLGKPTLMGVPAGHVDDNHELPLGSPVTLDADSGTLHFHEPSVSEA is encoded by the coding sequence GTGCTCGCGCCCCCAGCCGTGCGACCCGGCTGCGTTATCCGCGTAGTCGCCCCCTCCGGAACCTTCCCTGCCGAGGCCTTTCACGCCGGCGTCAGGCGCTTGCGCAAGCGCTACGATGTGCGTTTCGACCAGAGCATCTTCGAACGCAGCGGCTACTTCGCCGGTACGGACGCCCGGCGCGCCGGTGAGCTGCAGCGAGCGATCGAAGATCCGGACGCGCGCGCCATCGTAGCCGCACGTGGTGGCTACGGTTGTACCCGGCTGCTTTCTCTGCTCGACACCGCCGCGATCGCCTGCCAGCCAAAGCTGCTGGTGGGTTTCAGCGATCTCACGGCGCTGCACGTGGCCTGGTCGCGAGCTGGCGTGCGCTCGCTGCACGGGCCCATGGTGTGCAGCCTCGGGCATTGTCCCCAAGCACAGGTGCAACGTTGGATGCGAGCGATCGAGGGGGCGACGCCCGAGCCGTTTCGGGGCCTCGAGCCCTTGAGCGGAGGGGCAGCCGAGGGACTGCTTGCCGGAGGAAATCTGGCGCTGCTGGCTGCGCTCGCCGGCACCCCCTACGCGCCGGCCCTTTCCGGCCGCGTGCTTTTTCTGGAAGACGTCGGCGAGCGTCCCTACCGGGTCGACCGCATGCTCACGAGCCTGTTGCATGCGGGTTGGTTCGACCAGGTGTCAGGGGTGGCCATCGGCGCCTTCCAGGATCTGCCCGGAGCTGACGGTATAGGGGTGCGGCACGTGCTGCGAGAACGACTGGGCTCGCTGGGCAAGCCCACGCTGATGGGTGTTCCCGCCGGCCACGTGGACGACAACCACGAGCTGCCGCTGGGCTCGCCTGTCACGCTGGATGCCGACAGCGGGACCCTGCACTTTCATGAACCGTCAGTCAGCGAGGCGTAA